A stretch of the Actinomyces qiguomingii genome encodes the following:
- a CDS encoding tetratricopeptide repeat protein — translation MTQPGYTAPDDPRVGSGAGLPGGDDAFRPGAHGEQEAADYAARVGISGATGADTESVHHRSARLARRRRLLTWHGIPAAVVAAAAVWLLVLVGITFAGNHAALGGDYAAAVSRYRAVARLNPWLEQWRVHYNLGTAQLMNDQLDAAVGELEEALGTAPAAQPIQVQDDEGNTVTILDPAAPECLVRKNLYVTHLSLAAVAAAAGDSGTSEAEIEAAVEAAGQCEVPPPPQSSEEPEPDPDASSSPSAEPTPSDGASSTPTPQPTSTGQSDQESTPSPSPSPTPTDSKRRELEDRNSDANATDGARIDGGDGRKW, via the coding sequence ATGACTCAACCCGGATACACCGCCCCTGACGACCCGCGCGTTGGCTCGGGGGCGGGCCTGCCCGGGGGTGACGACGCCTTCCGCCCCGGCGCCCACGGTGAGCAGGAGGCCGCGGACTATGCCGCACGTGTGGGCATTAGTGGTGCCACCGGCGCCGACACCGAGTCCGTCCACCATCGAAGTGCCCGACTCGCCCGGCGTCGTCGGCTGTTGACCTGGCACGGGATACCGGCCGCGGTTGTGGCCGCCGCCGCGGTGTGGTTACTGGTGCTCGTGGGGATCACCTTTGCCGGTAACCATGCCGCCCTGGGGGGCGATTACGCGGCCGCGGTGAGTCGGTATCGAGCGGTGGCGCGCCTGAATCCCTGGCTGGAGCAGTGGCGCGTTCACTACAACCTGGGCACTGCCCAGCTGATGAACGACCAGTTGGACGCCGCTGTGGGCGAGTTGGAGGAGGCGCTGGGGACCGCCCCGGCCGCCCAGCCGATTCAGGTGCAGGACGATGAGGGGAACACGGTGACGATCCTCGACCCGGCGGCGCCGGAGTGCCTGGTGCGCAAGAACTTGTACGTCACTCATCTGTCGCTGGCCGCAGTGGCTGCGGCGGCCGGAGATTCCGGCACTTCCGAGGCCGAGATTGAGGCCGCCGTGGAGGCAGCCGGACAGTGCGAGGTGCCGCCTCCGCCGCAGTCCTCTGAGGAACCAGAGCCGGACCCCGACGCATCCTCGTCTCCTTCCGCCGAGCCGACGCCGTCGGATGGGGCTTCTTCCACGCCTACCCCCCAGCCGACTTCCACCGGACAGAGCGATCAGGAGTCGACGCCGTCGCCGAGTCCGTCACCCACTCCCACCGACTCCAAGCGCAGGGAGCTGGAGGACCGCAACAGCGACGCCAATGCCACCGACGGCGCCCGCATAGACGGCGGAGACGGCCGCAAGTGGTGA
- a CDS encoding vWA domain-containing protein yields the protein MRLVPLFGWPLTLVAVAVVAAALIASARWLLRAGADPGARTSWWRRTALGVVTVLILAGPSLPVSEAVLVSNVEIYLVVDRTGSMAAEDWAGGPDAGGGTRLDGVRADLTAIREAYPDARFSVIALDSAAARELPLTRDTDAVSAWIGALQQEVTDRSRGSSLERALPLLAQTLTAAAESNPENARLVYILSDGEATDDGAGAAEAAAAGVSWEQLGELTDGGAVLGYGTEDGGNMRAFNGTDDPEADYITDPDTDQPAVSVPDTGELQAVADALGLTYLQRTGTNDEPAGAFTDQDVDQVLSDGRERKHYVRYVVWPLGLLVAGLLVWEGVALMGADRAVRDLTRPAADAPPAGQVGGAR from the coding sequence ATGAGACTGGTTCCCCTGTTCGGTTGGCCGCTGACGCTGGTGGCCGTGGCCGTGGTCGCCGCCGCACTGATCGCCTCCGCCCGCTGGCTGCTGCGCGCCGGCGCCGACCCGGGCGCGCGCACGAGCTGGTGGCGGCGCACGGCGCTGGGAGTGGTCACGGTCCTCATCCTGGCCGGCCCCAGCCTGCCGGTGTCCGAGGCGGTGCTGGTGTCCAATGTGGAGATTTACCTGGTGGTGGACCGCACCGGATCCATGGCGGCCGAGGACTGGGCGGGCGGCCCTGACGCCGGCGGCGGCACCCGCCTGGACGGGGTGCGCGCCGATCTGACGGCCATCCGCGAGGCCTACCCCGACGCCCGTTTCAGCGTGATCGCCCTGGACTCCGCCGCCGCCCGCGAACTGCCCCTGACCCGCGACACGGACGCGGTCAGCGCCTGGATCGGAGCCCTGCAACAGGAGGTCACTGACCGTTCCCGGGGCTCGTCTCTGGAGCGCGCCCTGCCGCTGCTGGCGCAAACGCTCACCGCAGCGGCCGAGTCCAACCCCGAGAACGCCCGGCTGGTCTACATCCTGTCCGACGGCGAGGCCACCGACGACGGCGCCGGCGCTGCCGAGGCGGCGGCCGCCGGGGTCAGTTGGGAACAGTTGGGGGAGCTCACCGATGGCGGCGCGGTGCTCGGCTACGGCACCGAGGACGGCGGGAATATGCGGGCCTTCAATGGCACGGACGATCCGGAGGCCGATTACATCACCGACCCGGATACCGATCAGCCCGCGGTGTCCGTGCCCGATACCGGCGAGTTGCAGGCGGTGGCCGATGCTCTGGGTTTGACTTATCTGCAGCGCACCGGCACCAATGACGAGCCCGCCGGTGCCTTCACCGATCAGGATGTCGACCAGGTGCTGTCCGACGGCCGTGAACGCAAGCATTACGTGCGTTACGTGGTCTGGCCGCTCGGCCTGCTGGTCGCAGGCCTGCTCGTCTGGGAGGGCGTGGCGCTCATGGGCGCGGACCGGGCCGTGCGGGATCTGACCCGTCCAGCCGCGGACGCCCCGCCGGCGGGTCAGGTAGGAGGAGCAAGATGA
- a CDS encoding VWA domain-containing protein: protein MSWLVWLIVLLAVVVLVMAATGWPHRLRRPRPERGPAPRRVANSSALLTSPVLRERLTRRRMLYAWMGVALVVALAASAALAGRPVQRIVRNESLASRDIVLCLDVSTSMVTTDSKILDTFAQLLDTFEGERVALVAWNSTAQTMVPLTDDYELLKDQFEEIADVLDFRPRRGDPALDRYYQTFPGTLSEDVVGSSLAGDGLASCTLAFDNQVSDRSRSIILATDNQIIDPFRQQIYSVSAAADLAQKDSIRLFFLFGADPEMADPDVSGKDVDAAREDLRDITAEHDGRFYEVDDADTAGRIVEELESDQVDELNTNTQVRITDVPERPAAVLAAIVVVFLAVAAWRRA from the coding sequence ATGTCCTGGCTCGTCTGGCTGATCGTCCTGCTCGCCGTCGTCGTCCTGGTCATGGCGGCCACGGGGTGGCCGCACCGGCTTAGGCGGCCGCGGCCTGAGCGCGGCCCCGCCCCCCGGCGGGTGGCCAATTCCTCCGCTCTGCTGACCAGCCCGGTGTTGCGCGAGCGCCTGACCCGCCGCCGGATGCTTTACGCCTGGATGGGGGTCGCACTCGTCGTCGCCCTGGCCGCCTCTGCAGCCCTGGCCGGCCGGCCCGTCCAGCGCATCGTGCGCAATGAGTCCCTGGCCAGCCGCGACATTGTGCTGTGCCTGGACGTCTCCACCTCAATGGTGACCACGGATTCGAAGATTCTGGACACCTTCGCCCAGCTGCTGGACACCTTCGAGGGGGAGCGGGTGGCGCTGGTCGCCTGGAACTCAACCGCGCAGACGATGGTTCCGTTGACCGACGACTATGAGCTGCTTAAGGATCAGTTCGAGGAGATCGCCGACGTCCTGGACTTCCGGCCCAGGCGCGGGGACCCGGCCTTGGACCGCTACTACCAGACCTTCCCCGGCACCCTGTCCGAGGACGTCGTCGGCTCCTCCCTGGCTGGGGATGGGCTCGCCTCCTGCACGCTTGCCTTCGACAACCAGGTCTCCGACCGCTCCCGTTCCATCATCCTGGCCACGGATAACCAGATCATCGATCCCTTCCGCCAGCAGATCTACTCTGTTTCCGCCGCCGCCGACCTGGCTCAGAAGGACTCCATTCGCCTGTTCTTCCTGTTCGGCGCCGACCCGGAGATGGCCGATCCGGACGTGTCCGGAAAGGACGTGGATGCGGCACGTGAGGATCTGCGCGATATCACCGCCGAACATGACGGGCGCTTCTACGAGGTCGACGACGCCGACACGGCCGGCCGGATTGTGGAGGAGCTGGAGTCCGACCAGGTTGACGAGCTGAACACCAACACACAGGTGCGCATCACGGATGTGCCCGAGCGGCCCGCCGCTGTCCTGGCCGCCATTGTGGTGGTCTTCCTGGCCGTGGCCGCCTGGAGGCGCGCATGA
- a CDS encoding alpha-amylase, protein MEVNPPVLMPLWMPILGVVALIAAAAIVLRIFLITRRDTARTVGDIPMAASERGQWVRRVDDAAARYRSHELDLRGLHLELAGTLRGFATARSGEDIVSATVLEILDMADTAGPPSIAERLRLVRANRRPLDTNPLGHVGELLAVWEQPSFDRDPDAAADAAIGQAREVVARW, encoded by the coding sequence ATGGAAGTCAATCCGCCCGTGCTGATGCCGCTGTGGATGCCGATACTCGGGGTGGTCGCCCTGATCGCCGCAGCCGCCATCGTCCTGCGCATATTCCTGATCACTCGCCGTGACACCGCCCGCACGGTCGGGGACATCCCCATGGCGGCTTCAGAACGCGGCCAGTGGGTGCGCCGGGTCGACGACGCCGCTGCCCGCTACCGAAGTCACGAACTGGACCTGCGCGGCCTGCACCTGGAGCTGGCCGGTACTCTGCGCGGCTTCGCCACTGCCCGCAGCGGCGAGGACATCGTCTCTGCCACGGTGCTGGAGATACTCGATATGGCCGACACCGCCGGACCGCCTTCGATCGCCGAGCGGCTGCGTCTGGTACGCGCCAACCGTCGGCCCCTGGACACCAACCCGCTCGGGCATGTCGGTGAGCTGTTGGCCGTGTGGGAGCAGCCGTCCTTCGATCGTGATCCCGACGCCGCGGCAGACGCGGCGATCGGCCAGGCCAGGGAGGTGGTTGCCCGGTGGTGA
- a CDS encoding DUF58 domain-containing protein produces MTFDPVSAGAQEPYPARRRSGSRVARVRGRLSLPTLRRSTTLLDGRHRSVFIGHGQDFDDLSAYRPGDDVTDIDWKSSARLGQPVIKRYQRESNLPLVLAVDTGRTMAAQAPSGEDKRDLALAVAEVFAYLARLRGDTVALVAADTSRVVSRPPRSGSEHAEMILSLLQRQFDDLTSGDALVPGAPGPALSTLLERVSTWHRRRSLVVLITDTSHPDAAGDPAVVDRLRRLSAQHELITIQIADDVPLAPGRGRTRDVELDGEIPAFLREDVALAARLTAADDARRAAVTALLDARHIEHAAVRSDATLVDSIAALLARQRLASSRGRRRH; encoded by the coding sequence ATGACCTTCGACCCAGTCTCCGCAGGCGCTCAGGAGCCGTACCCCGCCCGTCGGCGGTCCGGATCCCGGGTGGCGCGTGTGCGCGGTCGCCTGTCGCTACCCACCCTGCGCCGCTCCACCACACTGCTCGATGGCCGCCACCGTTCGGTGTTCATCGGCCACGGCCAGGACTTCGATGACCTGTCCGCCTACCGTCCCGGTGACGATGTCACCGACATCGACTGGAAGTCCTCCGCCCGCCTCGGCCAGCCGGTCATTAAGCGCTACCAGCGCGAGTCCAATCTGCCGCTGGTGCTCGCCGTCGACACCGGCCGCACCATGGCCGCACAGGCGCCCAGCGGCGAGGACAAGCGTGACCTGGCCCTGGCGGTAGCCGAGGTCTTCGCCTATCTGGCGCGGCTGCGCGGGGACACGGTAGCGCTGGTCGCGGCCGACACCTCCCGGGTGGTTTCGCGCCCGCCGCGCTCCGGCAGTGAGCACGCCGAGATGATCCTGTCCCTGCTTCAGCGCCAGTTCGATGACCTGACCAGTGGCGACGCGCTCGTCCCCGGCGCCCCCGGCCCGGCCCTGTCCACCCTGCTGGAGCGGGTGAGCACCTGGCACCGCCGGCGCAGCCTGGTCGTGCTGATCACCGACACCTCCCACCCCGACGCTGCTGGTGATCCCGCGGTGGTCGACCGGCTGCGTCGCCTGTCCGCCCAGCATGAGCTCATCACCATCCAGATTGCCGACGACGTCCCGCTGGCCCCCGGCCGTGGCCGCACCCGCGATGTGGAACTCGATGGCGAAATCCCCGCCTTCCTGCGGGAGGACGTCGCCCTGGCGGCCCGGCTCACCGCCGCCGACGATGCCCGCCGGGCCGCCGTGACGGCCCTGCTCGACGCCCGTCACATCGAGCACGCCGCGGTGCGCTCGGATGCCACCTTGGTTGACTCCATTGCCGCACTGCTGGCCCGCCAGCGCCTGGCCTCCAGTCGGGGTAGAAGGAGGCACTGA
- a CDS encoding AAA family ATPase — MSIQPNPSGVGPGMSGAGSIGGATPGPVSPAAQAVIPPSVPPSAQSLPSRSGSGRRSRRAAGRSGASPDTGYPSTQSLPSSAELEREAERTSRSNASPRADVERAGELLGRVTQIFSQRLVGQEQLRLALVSTMIAGGHILLESVPGLAKTTAAQTLAAAVSGSFHRIQCTPDLMPNDIVGTQVLNYATGEMTTQLGPVHANIVLLDEINRSSAKTQSAMLEAMQERQTSIGGVVYPLPHPFMVLATQNPIEEEGTYVLPEAQMDRFLMKEVLTYPKPAEEADVLDRISIGAFEEPIRTPPISTEDVEWLAGAVERVYVDPVIKHYIVALVNTSRGGGPRPVHGLDRHVRVGASPRGGIALMKIAQAVALQAGRTYVTPDDVRLLRHPTLRHRLVLTYDALADDVAPESIIDAIFAAVPTP, encoded by the coding sequence ATGAGCATTCAGCCAAATCCGTCAGGAGTCGGCCCCGGCATGTCGGGCGCCGGATCCATTGGCGGGGCTACGCCGGGTCCGGTGTCCCCGGCCGCTCAAGCCGTCATCCCGCCGTCCGTGCCGCCTTCGGCGCAGTCCCTCCCCAGCCGGTCTGGTTCCGGACGCCGCTCCCGCCGGGCCGCCGGGCGCAGCGGTGCCAGCCCCGACACCGGTTACCCCAGCACGCAGTCCCTGCCCTCCTCCGCCGAGCTCGAGCGGGAGGCCGAGCGGACCTCCCGCTCCAATGCCTCCCCGCGCGCCGACGTCGAACGCGCCGGGGAGCTGCTGGGTCGCGTCACCCAGATCTTCTCTCAGCGCCTGGTCGGCCAGGAGCAGCTGCGCCTGGCCCTGGTGTCCACCATGATCGCCGGTGGGCATATCCTGCTGGAGTCCGTGCCCGGCCTGGCCAAGACCACCGCCGCCCAGACGCTGGCGGCCGCCGTCTCCGGCAGCTTTCACCGCATCCAATGCACCCCTGACCTGATGCCCAATGACATTGTCGGCACCCAGGTCCTCAACTACGCCACCGGCGAGATGACCACCCAGCTCGGCCCGGTCCACGCCAATATCGTCCTGCTCGATGAGATCAACCGTTCCAGCGCCAAGACCCAGTCGGCCATGCTGGAGGCCATGCAGGAGCGGCAGACCTCCATCGGCGGCGTCGTCTATCCCCTGCCCCACCCTTTCATGGTGCTGGCCACCCAGAACCCCATTGAGGAGGAGGGCACCTACGTTCTGCCCGAGGCGCAGATGGATCGCTTCCTGATGAAGGAGGTGCTCACTTACCCCAAACCGGCGGAGGAGGCCGACGTCCTGGATCGCATCTCCATCGGTGCCTTCGAGGAGCCCATCCGCACCCCCCCGATCTCCACCGAGGACGTGGAATGGCTGGCCGGTGCGGTTGAGCGCGTGTACGTCGACCCGGTCATCAAGCACTACATCGTCGCCCTGGTCAACACCTCCCGTGGCGGCGGTCCCCGGCCCGTGCACGGGTTGGATCGGCACGTGCGTGTAGGCGCCTCCCCGCGTGGCGGTATCGCCCTGATGAAGATCGCCCAGGCGGTGGCCCTGCAGGCCGGCCGCACCTACGTAACCCCCGACGACGTGCGCCTGCTGCGCCACCCGACTCTGCGCCACCGCCTGGTGCTGACCTATGACGCCTTGGCCGACGACGTCGCCCCGGAGTCCATCATTGATGCGATTTTCGCGGCCGTGCCCACGCCCTGA
- a CDS encoding LmeA family phospholipid-binding protein codes for MREPESITPDAAVDLAADSPDAGGSGAVEEARTDDGAVSGRLRRRRRWWRALAVLIVLACLAGGGLVGAEHYARERIGPTVRAALPGLSDDAVVATEGLVLPQLLRHELTTLSIRADSLTLTSDTADGADSGLAAVTSLELNDVTADLTGVGTRPPHRVDRIDASAVIGFAELEWIVAAAVPDAPDLTIAPHTYGSATEPGQVKAATTVLGLEASLTIEPRVTDAGGLELLIVNVNVAGMSVDVDPDDDGSFGVPSVLSHLGLTTPVIEVGPEVLPDGMTLSEAYISRDGARLTLSGTEVTLADW; via the coding sequence GTGAGAGAACCGGAGTCGATCACGCCCGATGCGGCAGTAGATCTTGCGGCCGACTCGCCAGATGCCGGCGGCTCGGGCGCCGTCGAAGAGGCGCGGACGGATGACGGGGCCGTTTCTGGGCGGCTGCGGCGTCGACGGCGGTGGTGGCGTGCGCTTGCGGTGCTGATCGTGCTCGCGTGCCTGGCGGGGGGCGGTCTGGTCGGCGCCGAGCACTACGCGCGCGAACGCATCGGCCCGACCGTGCGCGCGGCCCTGCCCGGATTGTCTGATGACGCCGTCGTTGCCACCGAGGGCCTGGTTCTGCCGCAGTTGTTGCGCCATGAACTGACGACCCTGAGTATCCGCGCCGACAGTCTTACTCTCACGTCCGACACCGCCGATGGCGCGGATTCCGGTCTGGCGGCGGTCACCAGCCTGGAATTGAATGATGTGACGGCGGATCTCACCGGGGTGGGCACGCGGCCTCCCCACCGGGTCGACCGCATAGACGCATCCGCCGTCATCGGCTTCGCCGAGCTGGAGTGGATCGTCGCGGCGGCCGTCCCCGACGCCCCCGATCTGACGATCGCGCCGCACACCTACGGGTCCGCCACCGAGCCGGGCCAGGTCAAGGCCGCCACCACCGTCCTCGGACTGGAGGCCTCCCTGACCATCGAGCCGAGGGTGACCGATGCCGGCGGTCTGGAACTGCTGATCGTCAATGTGAACGTGGCGGGAATGAGCGTCGACGTGGATCCGGATGATGACGGTTCCTTCGGGGTGCCCTCGGTGCTGTCGCACTTGGGGCTGACCACACCCGTGATCGAGGTGGGGCCGGAGGTGCTGCCCGACGGGATGACGCTGTCTGAGGCCTATATCTCCCGTGATGGTGCGCGTCTGACCCTGTCCGGCACCGAGGTCACGCTCGCCGACTGGTAG